The Thiogranum longum genome includes a region encoding these proteins:
- a CDS encoding metal-dependent hydrolase: MDTITHSLLGALVVRAVFPARQSTHTLTDRQRMLIGAVAGAFPDIDYVASWIDPMVYLTLWHRSITHSFVMLPLWALLVGVTLAWLFHKRSEWRFVTLLAAVSMVSHIFSDLITVFGTQILAPLSGWRASIGTTFILDPWFTLIALIGVVAGARKAASVIPSISLVVLVAYVVFQALLRQQALVIAKAHLLQEGAGDAQVHALPQPFSPFNWKIIVDRGERYEVTYVNLAGGYHKAGKGEGFWAKVKQTYRSPDDLLWTTWHRFGKDKIAADRIRQLWENSQLDYFRRFAEFPVLYRVRMNAIEDCVWFTDLRYVLPYMTPPFRYGLCRKDEGSTWQLNRLR, translated from the coding sequence ATGGATACCATCACCCACAGTTTGCTGGGTGCGCTGGTTGTTCGTGCGGTATTCCCTGCAAGACAATCAACACATACCCTGACCGACCGGCAGCGTATGCTGATCGGCGCAGTGGCCGGCGCGTTTCCGGACATTGATTATGTTGCGTCCTGGATCGACCCCATGGTGTATCTCACCCTGTGGCACCGTAGCATTACCCATTCATTTGTCATGTTGCCTTTGTGGGCGCTGCTGGTGGGAGTCACGCTGGCATGGTTGTTCCACAAGCGTAGTGAATGGCGGTTTGTGACCCTGCTCGCAGCAGTGTCTATGGTGTCGCATATCTTCAGTGACCTTATCACCGTCTTTGGCACACAGATACTTGCGCCCCTGTCCGGCTGGCGTGCCAGCATCGGCACGACATTTATCCTGGACCCCTGGTTTACCCTGATTGCCCTGATCGGTGTTGTCGCCGGGGCAAGAAAAGCCGCTAGCGTTATTCCGTCCATCAGCCTGGTTGTGCTGGTGGCCTATGTCGTTTTTCAGGCGCTGCTCAGGCAGCAGGCCCTTGTCATTGCCAAAGCACACCTGTTGCAGGAGGGCGCGGGTGATGCGCAGGTACATGCATTGCCGCAACCCTTTTCCCCGTTCAACTGGAAGATCATCGTGGACAGGGGTGAGCGATATGAGGTGACCTATGTCAATCTTGCCGGTGGTTATCATAAAGCGGGTAAAGGAGAGGGGTTCTGGGCGAAGGTAAAGCAGACCTACCGGTCACCCGACGATCTGCTCTGGACCACCTGGCACCGGTTTGGCAAGGACAAGATTGCCGCTGACCGTATCCGCCAGCTATGGGAGAACAGCCAACTCGATTATTTCCGCCGATTCGCAGAATTTCCGGTGCTATACAGGGTCAGGATGAATGCCATCGAGGACTGTGTATGGTTCACCGATTTGCGTTATGTGCTGCCCTATATGACACCGCCGTTCCGCTACGGGTTGTGTCGTAAGGATGAGGGTTCAACCTGGCAGCTGAACCGGTTGCGGTGA
- a CDS encoding slipin family protein, producing MTAYALYAVLVLVVVFFVSAIRILREYQRGVVFLLGRFWKVKGPGFFIIIPLIQQMVRVDLRTIVMDVPTQDVISHDNVSVKVNAVVYFRVIEPEKAIIQVEDFYEATSQLAQTTLRSVLGQHELDEMLAERERLNTDIQSSLDQQTDAWGIKVSNVEIKHIDLDESMIRAIAKQAEAERTRRAKVIHAEGEMQAAEKLLEAARTLSKQPQALQLRYLQTLTEIAGERSSTIVFPLPMDLIEALSSKTKQV from the coding sequence ATGACAGCATATGCTCTGTACGCAGTCCTGGTACTGGTGGTGGTGTTTTTCGTCTCTGCCATCAGGATACTGCGCGAATATCAACGCGGCGTCGTCTTTCTTCTCGGACGTTTCTGGAAGGTCAAGGGTCCCGGGTTCTTTATTATTATCCCGCTTATCCAGCAAATGGTCAGGGTCGATCTGCGCACCATCGTCATGGATGTTCCCACCCAGGATGTGATTTCTCATGATAACGTTTCGGTGAAAGTGAATGCGGTGGTCTATTTCCGCGTCATCGAGCCCGAGAAGGCCATCATCCAGGTCGAGGACTTCTATGAGGCGACCAGTCAGCTGGCCCAGACAACGCTGCGCTCCGTACTGGGGCAACACGAGCTGGACGAAATGCTGGCGGAACGTGAGCGTCTCAATACCGATATTCAGAGTTCACTCGACCAGCAGACCGACGCCTGGGGCATCAAGGTCAGCAATGTCGAAATCAAACACATTGACCTGGACGAAAGCATGATACGGGCCATTGCCAAACAGGCCGAGGCCGAACGTACCCGGCGCGCCAAGGTCATCCATGCCGAAGGTGAAATGCAGGCCGCAGAGAAACTGCTGGAAGCAGCAAGGACGCTTTCAAAGCAACCCCAGGCATTGCAGCTGCGCTACCTGCAGACATTGACGGAAATTGCCGGCGAACGATCCAGTACCATCGTTTTCCCGTTACCGATGGATCTGATCGAAGCGCTATCCAGCAAGACAAAACAGGTCTGA
- a CDS encoding NfeD family protein yields the protein MPRLMRVFLSLPLFVAAGLLLVVESSSSSDNPVIQLSIEGVIGPATDDYIERALESAARRHAELVVIRMDTPGGLDTSMRGIIKSITTSPVPVASYVAPTGARAASAGTYILYASHIAAMAPGTNVGAATPIRIGGLPQPDSKRKDEQDKTTGAAAPDAGSKKMINDAVAYLRSLAELRGRNQEWAEKAVREAASIPASEALKLNVIDIVATGMADLMKQVNGREVTVLGQKRVLQTTGSVIDQLTPDWRSRFLSIITNPNVAYILMLIGIYGLILEFSNPGAIAPGTVGAISLLLALYAFQLLPVNYAGMGLILLGIALMVGEAFQPSFGVLGIGGLIAFIVGSVFLMDTDVPGFGIDISVIVTFAIISALVFIVVIGMAIKARRRPVVSGLEELVGAKATVLSDFDHQGRVSLHSESWQALSSVPLHKGQQVKVSGIEGLTLRVEPLETPIQEEAS from the coding sequence ATGCCGAGACTGATGCGGGTATTTTTGTCCCTACCGTTGTTCGTGGCGGCCGGTCTGCTGTTGGTGGTGGAATCTTCCAGCAGTTCGGATAATCCTGTTATTCAGCTCAGCATCGAAGGCGTTATCGGCCCTGCAACCGATGACTATATCGAGCGAGCCCTCGAATCCGCTGCCCGGCGCCATGCCGAACTGGTCGTGATTCGCATGGATACACCGGGTGGCCTGGACACGTCCATGCGCGGAATCATCAAGAGCATCACGACGTCCCCGGTACCTGTCGCCAGCTATGTGGCGCCGACCGGTGCGCGGGCGGCCAGCGCCGGCACCTACATCCTGTATGCCAGTCATATCGCTGCCATGGCACCGGGTACCAATGTTGGCGCCGCCACACCGATCCGGATCGGTGGACTGCCACAGCCTGACAGCAAGAGGAAAGATGAGCAGGACAAAACAACCGGAGCGGCCGCTCCGGATGCCGGCAGCAAAAAAATGATTAATGATGCGGTCGCTTACCTGCGCAGCCTGGCAGAATTGCGTGGACGCAACCAGGAATGGGCGGAAAAAGCCGTGCGTGAAGCCGCCAGTATACCGGCGAGTGAGGCCTTGAAGCTGAACGTTATCGATATTGTTGCAACCGGCATGGCGGACCTGATGAAACAGGTGAACGGCCGCGAAGTGACAGTGCTGGGCCAGAAACGTGTACTGCAGACTACCGGATCGGTTATCGATCAACTCACCCCGGACTGGCGCAGCCGTTTTCTCAGTATTATCACCAATCCCAATGTCGCCTATATCCTGATGCTCATCGGTATCTACGGTTTGATCCTGGAATTCTCCAACCCGGGTGCCATCGCCCCGGGCACGGTCGGCGCTATTTCTTTATTGCTGGCGTTGTATGCCTTCCAGTTGCTGCCGGTCAACTATGCCGGTATGGGACTGATACTGCTGGGTATAGCGCTCATGGTCGGTGAGGCCTTTCAACCCAGTTTCGGCGTGCTCGGTATCGGTGGACTCATTGCGTTTATTGTCGGGTCCGTTTTTCTGATGGATACCGATGTGCCGGGTTTTGGTATTGATATTTCGGTAATTGTTACCTTCGCTATTATCAGTGCACTGGTTTTTATTGTCGTCATTGGTATGGCGATAAAGGCACGTCGTCGGCCGGTGGTGAGCGGGCTGGAAGAGTTGGTTGGTGCCAAAGCCACTGTACTTTCTGACTTTGATCATCAGGGCAGGGTTTCCCTTCACAGCGAGTCCTGGCAGGCACTCAGCAGCGTGCCGCTGCACAAGGGTCAACAGGTAAAGGTTTCCGGTATCGAAGGTTTAACCCTGCGGGTAGAACCGCTGGAGACTCCAATACAGGAGGAAGCATCATGA
- a CDS encoding SulP family inorganic anion transporter: MTPFSYAEISRNVFPGFVMALINLPMSIGFAFLAGIPPVMMIIASIVCAVIGHFLNASRYAVGGPNSATSILIAVAITPFAPQMSGLYIGYVASLALMVGIWQLLFCFIFAKYHITDYFNQELIDGLVLGIGIIFVLATLYMVLGLPQLSYQQWLVFDVISLGIGSFAGEGSYFALILGCITIVTGLLIRRSKYKRYNIIGALAVGIVALLVLESYYSFHIERVGWINLGLATSLPDFRQASLPVAANFIAPAFVIAIISTLQAITVAKAIRADDEVMNPLRDIFSQGIQHIALSLLHGAPVANSINKSIAKKELGSGSRALLYSAAFTIILVVFLDFVIAYIPLSILGGLLFLSGLSMVNVGIMKRYLRSSRKAAAIFFSTAFLVVVVDIYTAVTFAILATFIINIIEVSKVHLTSRIENGKTLVITMEGTILCHSCSQISRYFNEVIHPDIQEVVLDARNAHLHTNEIMDFKWLATHASRGVKVRFLFKETARNKLDNLVRLNPDLAGFMNGDADTQNTETTAYPADRRARRTDPTGNIIPMGDRRDKRRLHLKYDGDRRQKGPEYLKTAGDRRRASYEDDECLQQSGQPETACS; the protein is encoded by the coding sequence GTGACGCCCTTTAGCTACGCAGAAATATCAAGGAATGTTTTCCCCGGTTTCGTCATGGCGCTGATTAACCTGCCGATGAGCATCGGCTTTGCCTTTCTGGCCGGTATCCCGCCGGTAATGATGATAATTGCGAGTATCGTGTGTGCGGTTATCGGCCATTTTCTGAATGCCTCGCGTTATGCTGTCGGTGGCCCCAATTCAGCAACGTCCATTTTAATCGCTGTAGCGATTACTCCCTTTGCGCCGCAAATGAGCGGCCTCTACATTGGTTATGTTGCTTCGCTGGCCTTGATGGTTGGTATCTGGCAGCTGCTGTTTTGTTTTATATTCGCCAAATACCATATTACGGACTATTTCAACCAGGAACTGATCGACGGCCTGGTGTTAGGCATTGGCATTATCTTCGTGCTGGCAACGCTTTACATGGTGCTTGGTTTGCCACAGCTGTCATATCAACAATGGCTGGTATTTGATGTGATCAGCCTGGGTATCGGCAGCTTTGCAGGAGAAGGCAGCTACTTTGCATTGATACTTGGTTGTATCACCATAGTCACGGGATTGCTTATACGCAGAAGCAAGTACAAACGTTACAATATAATCGGCGCGTTGGCTGTTGGCATCGTCGCGCTGTTGGTGCTGGAGTCGTATTACTCGTTTCATATTGAACGGGTCGGGTGGATAAATCTGGGCCTGGCAACCAGTTTGCCCGACTTCAGACAGGCCAGCTTGCCTGTCGCGGCAAACTTTATTGCGCCCGCGTTTGTTATAGCCATTATCAGTACATTACAGGCGATTACTGTGGCCAAGGCGATCAGAGCGGATGATGAAGTCATGAACCCGCTGCGGGATATCTTTTCCCAGGGTATACAGCACATAGCCCTGTCGCTGCTTCATGGTGCCCCGGTGGCCAATTCAATCAATAAAAGCATTGCAAAAAAAGAACTGGGTTCAGGGTCACGTGCCTTGCTCTACTCGGCGGCCTTCACCATCATACTGGTTGTGTTCCTCGACTTCGTGATTGCCTACATCCCCTTGTCGATTCTCGGTGGCCTGCTGTTTTTAAGCGGGTTAAGCATGGTTAATGTCGGCATTATGAAACGCTACCTGCGCAGTTCCAGAAAAGCGGCTGCCATATTCTTCAGTACGGCGTTCCTGGTGGTGGTTGTCGATATTTACACCGCCGTAACTTTTGCCATACTGGCCACCTTTATTATTAACATCATCGAAGTATCGAAAGTACACCTGACATCCAGGATTGAAAACGGCAAGACACTGGTGATTACTATGGAAGGTACTATCCTGTGCCACTCTTGCAGCCAAATCTCGCGCTACTTTAACGAAGTCATTCATCCCGACATTCAGGAAGTTGTTCTGGATGCCAGAAACGCACACTTGCACACCAACGAAATAATGGACTTTAAATGGCTGGCAACCCACGCAAGCAGGGGTGTGAAAGTACGCTTTTTATTCAAGGAAACGGCACGCAATAAACTGGATAATCTGGTTCGACTCAACCCGGATCTTGCCGGTTTTATGAATGGCGACGCTGATACTCAAAACACTGAAACGACGGCATATCCTGCTGACAGGAGAGCCCGGAGAACCGACCCGACAGGCAACATCATACCGATGGGCGACAGGAGAGATAAACGCAGGCTACACCTGAAATATGATGGTGACAGGAGACAAAAAGGCCCCGAATACCTGAAAACTGCCGGCGACAGAAGGCGAGCAAGCTATGAGGACGATGAGTGCCTGCAACAATCCGGGCAACCGGAGACAGCCTGTAGCTAG
- a CDS encoding c-type cytochrome, translating into MKFKLAYRLKISDVASVAVMAAILVVIFFVHGVDYKPGESPDCEACRLDIGPMERAGHYEEMLWNGTQHVYHSSNDNLVQFTRANNLKPGNKDNAVQNCIDCHNDNPGAKADSLGALWVKFPRLDKATGRIIDFEKAVQYEFVKRYGGTKPFYNEVRITEIMVYAYEKARQEKRLFNVEPDDGIALSDQQLDGLKASYACLNVFEKLGRPKGDIAPYIVKGCNIFTDTTRNRPAGYGFWKTEMNCSSCHMEGGSKEHAIHIGDAVVNYPGVYSSNNIIYTNRMRVARCYAHSINEILYGSNSEYYKLLTLYMAWIAEKNGLYIGQNRESRGIQNVRGTAARHASIIAGQKSYAEKCQICHGPAGYGTDRYDAVPAFSPPPINGGEAFVHTATLSYSSRLASFLLNNMPPGATHEKPLLSSQEALDIAEFISVQTRPAAPGASNLSVFYTYLTNTAMELWFSEKTGEDNL; encoded by the coding sequence GTGAAGTTTAAATTAGCATATCGATTAAAAATATCTGATGTTGCCAGTGTAGCGGTGATGGCAGCCATTCTTGTCGTGATATTTTTTGTTCACGGGGTGGATTACAAGCCGGGCGAGTCACCGGATTGTGAGGCCTGCAGGCTGGATATTGGTCCTATGGAAAGAGCGGGCCACTATGAGGAAATGCTCTGGAACGGCACGCAACACGTTTACCACTCATCAAATGACAACCTCGTTCAGTTCACCCGGGCAAACAATTTAAAGCCAGGGAATAAAGACAATGCGGTTCAAAACTGTATTGATTGCCATAACGACAATCCTGGCGCAAAAGCCGATTCACTTGGTGCATTATGGGTAAAGTTTCCGAGGCTGGATAAAGCTACGGGCAGGATTATAGATTTCGAAAAGGCCGTCCAGTATGAGTTCGTAAAACGTTATGGTGGAACCAAACCCTTTTACAATGAAGTAAGAATTACCGAAATCATGGTCTACGCCTATGAAAAGGCAAGGCAGGAAAAACGCCTTTTCAATGTCGAACCCGACGATGGCATTGCGCTTTCTGACCAGCAACTGGACGGGTTGAAAGCTTCATATGCCTGCCTGAATGTATTTGAAAAACTTGGCAGGCCAAAAGGTGATATCGCCCCCTATATCGTGAAAGGTTGTAACATTTTTACCGACACAACCCGTAACCGGCCAGCCGGTTACGGTTTCTGGAAAACCGAAATGAACTGCTCGTCCTGCCATATGGAGGGCGGAAGCAAGGAACACGCAATCCATATAGGCGACGCCGTGGTAAATTACCCGGGCGTATATTCCTCGAATAACATTATTTACACCAACAGAATGCGCGTGGCCCGGTGTTATGCGCACTCGATTAACGAAATTCTATACGGCTCAAATTCGGAGTATTACAAGCTTCTTACCTTGTATATGGCATGGATCGCTGAAAAGAACGGGCTGTATATCGGGCAGAACAGGGAAAGTCGGGGTATTCAGAATGTCCGTGGCACCGCTGCCCGGCATGCCAGCATAATAGCCGGCCAGAAATCCTATGCGGAGAAATGCCAGATATGCCACGGCCCTGCGGGCTATGGTACCGACCGTTATGATGCCGTGCCTGCGTTCTCGCCTCCACCGATCAACGGAGGCGAAGCCTTTGTGCACACTGCAACCTTGTCCTATTCCAGTCGCCTGGCTTCCTTCCTGCTGAATAACATGCCTCCCGGCGCAACCCACGAAAAACCCCTGCTTTCGTCCCAGGAGGCACTGGATATCGCTGAATTTATCAGTGTTCAGACACGACCCGCGGCGCCCGGCGCGAGCAACTTGTCGGTCTTTTATACATACCTGACAAACACCGCTATGGAGCTCTGGTTTTCCGAGAAAACCGGAGAGGATAACCTGTGA
- a CDS encoding ribose-phosphate diphosphokinase — protein MILCFDDYAEQAGELADALAMPCKLVDRHRFPDGEVKLTLPVALPAQVIIYRSLDHPNEKLVELLLAARAAREQGVKELILVAPYLCYMRQDIAFNPGEVVSQRIIGRFIADLFDTVLTVDPHLHRVHHLKQAVPAKRALALQATPAMAAFLRTHASNPILLGPDSESEQWVKAVAEPDGLRYATCTKQRLGDREVSITLPDIDFRDQSVVLLDDIISSGETIARAAVACREQGVASVDVLVTHALFAPGAESLLKDAGVRHVWSTNSVRHKTNAVSLVALLGDALRSWLH, from the coding sequence ATGATACTTTGCTTTGACGATTACGCCGAACAGGCCGGTGAACTGGCAGACGCGCTGGCGATGCCGTGCAAGCTTGTCGACCGGCACCGGTTCCCGGATGGTGAGGTAAAACTCACCTTGCCGGTTGCGCTACCGGCGCAGGTGATCATTTACCGCAGTCTTGATCACCCCAATGAAAAACTGGTCGAGTTGTTGCTGGCAGCCCGCGCGGCGCGGGAGCAGGGAGTAAAGGAGCTCATCCTGGTCGCACCCTACCTGTGTTATATGCGCCAGGACATCGCGTTTAACCCGGGCGAGGTTGTCAGCCAGCGCATCATCGGCCGCTTTATCGCCGACCTGTTCGATACGGTGTTGACGGTCGATCCGCATCTGCACCGTGTGCATCACCTGAAACAAGCCGTACCGGCAAAACGCGCGCTGGCGCTGCAGGCAACACCGGCGATGGCGGCGTTTTTGCGTACACACGCCAGCAACCCGATCCTGCTGGGGCCGGACAGTGAATCCGAACAGTGGGTGAAGGCGGTCGCTGAACCCGACGGTTTGCGCTATGCCACCTGCACCAAGCAGCGCCTGGGTGACCGTGAAGTCAGTATCACGTTACCGGATATCGACTTCCGCGATCAGTCCGTTGTCCTGCTCGATGACATTATCAGCAGTGGCGAGACCATCGCCAGGGCGGCCGTGGCCTGCCGGGAACAGGGCGTGGCAAGCGTCGATGTGCTGGTCACTCACGCCCTGTTTGCCCCCGGCGCAGAAAGCCTTTTAAAGGACGCCGGTGTCCGGCACGTGTGGAGTACCAACAGCGTGCGGCATAAAACCAATGCCGTCAGCCTGGTTGCCCTGCTGGGTGATGCACTGCGGTCATGGCTGCACTGA
- a CDS encoding thymidine phosphorylase family protein, which produces MTKANQKNTKDTLRVRRLGIDTYRENVAYLHRECEIYRAEGFQALSKVEIRADSRRILAVLNVVDDENFVKPDELGLSEETFANLGLPEGSIVSVEHAEPPASMNAVRRKIAGERLSLEDFQAIIGDITESRYSKTEISAFLVACGQTDLDRDEVYFLTRAMLESGEQLDWHEPLVADKHCIGGIPGNRTSMLVVPIVAAHGMLIPKTSSRAITSPAGTTDTMEVLANVELDIASLHDIVRKHRGCLAWGGTSRLSPADDILIAVERPLGIDSQGQLVASILSKKLAAGSTHLLIDIPVGPTAKVRHMREAQALRRLFEFVGDRHGIFLEVIITDGRQPIGNGIGPVLEARDVMQVLQNDPGAPADLRQKTLLLAGRILEFDPDVRGGKGYAIARDILDSGRALEKMNAIIEAQGRQPVSYEPGKLSQDICAARDGVVTGIDNLHMAHIARFAGAPMDKGAGVDLFKKLGEHVKKDEPLYRVYAEFPSDFRFAVQLCQRDSGYTLGDEEQVPQAFVAS; this is translated from the coding sequence ATGACAAAAGCGAATCAAAAGAACACTAAAGACACGCTGCGCGTACGCCGGTTGGGGATCGATACCTACCGCGAGAATGTTGCTTACCTGCACCGTGAGTGCGAGATCTATCGGGCGGAAGGTTTTCAGGCGTTGTCCAAGGTGGAAATCCGCGCGGACAGCCGACGTATTCTTGCCGTGCTCAATGTGGTGGATGACGAAAACTTCGTCAAGCCGGATGAACTCGGCTTGTCGGAAGAGACGTTTGCAAACCTGGGCCTGCCGGAAGGCAGTATCGTCTCGGTCGAACATGCGGAACCCCCGGCGTCGATGAATGCGGTACGCCGCAAGATTGCCGGCGAGCGGCTTTCGCTGGAGGACTTCCAGGCCATTATCGGTGACATTACCGAATCGCGCTATTCGAAAACCGAGATCTCGGCGTTCCTGGTAGCCTGTGGCCAGACGGATCTTGACCGCGACGAGGTCTACTTTCTGACCCGCGCCATGCTGGAGTCCGGCGAGCAGCTGGACTGGCACGAGCCGCTGGTCGCGGACAAACATTGTATCGGGGGGATTCCCGGCAACCGCACTTCGATGCTGGTGGTACCCATTGTGGCCGCGCACGGCATGTTGATCCCCAAGACCTCGAGCCGGGCCATTACGTCACCCGCCGGAACGACCGACACGATGGAAGTGCTGGCCAATGTGGAGCTGGATATCGCCAGTCTGCACGATATTGTGCGCAAGCACCGGGGCTGTCTCGCCTGGGGCGGGACGTCGCGCCTGTCTCCGGCCGACGATATCCTGATCGCGGTGGAAAGGCCGCTGGGGATCGACTCACAAGGTCAGCTTGTGGCCTCCATCCTGTCGAAGAAACTGGCCGCCGGTTCGACCCACCTGCTGATCGACATCCCCGTTGGGCCCACCGCAAAAGTCCGTCATATGCGGGAAGCACAGGCGTTGCGCCGGTTGTTTGAATTTGTTGGCGACCGGCACGGTATCTTCCTGGAAGTCATTATTACCGACGGCCGGCAGCCGATCGGTAACGGCATTGGCCCGGTACTGGAAGCGCGCGATGTCATGCAGGTGTTGCAGAATGATCCCGGGGCGCCGGCCGACCTGCGTCAGAAGACCTTGCTGTTGGCCGGGCGTATCCTGGAGTTCGACCCGGACGTGCGCGGAGGCAAGGGCTACGCCATTGCACGCGATATCCTCGATTCCGGACGCGCACTGGAAAAAATGAACGCCATTATCGAGGCGCAGGGTCGGCAGCCTGTCAGTTATGAACCAGGCAAGCTGTCCCAGGATATCTGTGCAGCCCGCGACGGTGTCGTGACCGGTATCGATAACCTGCACATGGCGCACATCGCCCGTTTTGCCGGCGCACCGATGGACAAGGGGGCAGGCGTTGACCTGTTTAAAAAGCTAGGTGAACATGTGAAGAAAGACGAACCGCTGTACCGGGTGTATGCCGAGTTTCCTTCGGATTTCAGATTTGCGGTTCAACTGTGCCAACGCGACAGCGGCTACACCCTTGGCGATGAAGAACAGGTCCCGCAGGCATTCGTGGCATCCTGA